GTCGATAGAACTGCGCATCACTCGTCGCTTAACTCTTTCGCCGAGCGAGTAAGAAAGGCGACCATCGCCTCTTTGTCCAAATACCCATCTGCTTTTTTATGTGCACGAAGATATTGGTACCCGGCGACAATGCTTTGATGCTCCGCCATTTCCTCGTCTGTCAAATGGCGTCCGGTCACGTGTTGATAAGCCATGCGATAAGCGGGGGCGTCCACGACCTCGGCTTGGCGGTACAAGTAACCACAGCCTGTGGCCAGCCATTCCAAAGAGCAGTTTGCCCGCACGGCAATTTGATTGGCTTTGGAGAGGCTTAGCTCGCTACCATTGAGATACTTACGGATCAAAGCTTCTGAAAGGCCAACACGGCGGGCAAAACCGCTGATGCTCTCTTCGCCAATTAAGGTGTTTAAACGCTGCGCAAAACTCATTA
This Vibrio navarrensis DNA region includes the following protein-coding sequences:
- a CDS encoding helix-turn-helix domain-containing protein, which encodes MSFAQRLNTLIGEESISGFARRVGLSEALIRKYLNGSELSLSKANQIAVRANCSLEWLATGCGYLYRQAEVVDAPAYRMAYQHVTGRHLTDEEMAEHQSIVAGYQYLRAHKKADGYLDKEAMVAFLTRSAKELSDE